The following coding sequences lie in one Erwinia amylovora genomic window:
- the thiQ gene encoding thiamine ABC transporter ATP-binding protein ThiQ, translated as MLSLTNLTYLYHLLPMRFTFSARAGERLAILGPSGAGKSTLLSLIAGFLAAKSGDLWLNGGDHRATAPAQRPVSMLFQENNLFPHLTVAQNIGLGLHPGLKLNHQQKHQLQDIAQRVGLTEQLSRLPHQLSGGQRQRAALARCLVRQQPILLLDEPFSALDPALRQEMLQLVDEVCGERDITLLMVSHSIEDAARIAARSLLIVDGRLYWDGSTARLQCGAVPEAAVLGIALKEHLP; from the coding sequence ATGTTAAGCCTGACTAATCTGACCTATCTGTATCACCTTCTGCCGATGCGCTTTACCTTCAGCGCCCGGGCTGGAGAACGGCTGGCGATCCTCGGGCCGAGCGGCGCGGGCAAGAGCACGCTGCTAAGCCTGATTGCCGGGTTTCTTGCGGCGAAGAGCGGCGATTTGTGGCTTAACGGCGGCGATCACCGCGCCACTGCTCCGGCGCAGCGTCCGGTTTCAATGCTGTTCCAGGAAAACAACCTGTTCCCCCATCTGACGGTGGCGCAAAATATCGGCCTGGGACTGCATCCGGGACTGAAGCTCAACCACCAGCAGAAACATCAGTTGCAGGACATCGCGCAGCGCGTCGGACTGACAGAACAGCTGTCACGCCTGCCGCATCAGCTTTCCGGCGGCCAGCGTCAGCGTGCTGCCCTTGCCCGCTGCCTGGTGCGTCAGCAGCCGATCCTGCTGCTGGACGAACCCTTTTCCGCCCTTGACCCGGCGCTACGCCAGGAGATGCTGCAACTGGTGGATGAGGTTTGTGGCGAACGCGATATCACCCTGTTAATGGTGTCGCACAGCATAGAGGATGCGGCGCGTATCGCCGCGCGCAGCCTGCTGATTGTTGACGGTCGGCTCTACTGGGATGGCAGCACCGCACGCTTGCAGTGCGGTGCGGTGCCGGAGGCGGCGGTACTGGGGATCGCGTTAAAAGAACACTTGCCATAA
- a CDS encoding DedA family protein, which yields MEAWLQHLITQSLAWSLFAIGLVTFLESLALVGLLLPGTVMMASFGALIGSGQIGLYPAWAVGTIGCLLGDGISYLIGWQFKGPLHRWSFIQKHHKLMDKTEHALHQHSMFTIIVGRFVGPTRPLIPLVAGMLELPVSKFIPPNIIGCILWPPLYLLPGILAGVAIDVPKDASSGMFKWLLLAVALLVWLGCWLGWRWLRAGKQNDWATPYLPASRLRWLAPLMLLLAVASFTAIQFHPMMPVFRHLLWQVFF from the coding sequence ATGGAAGCCTGGCTGCAACATTTAATTACTCAATCGCTGGCATGGTCGCTGTTCGCTATCGGACTGGTGACTTTCCTGGAATCACTGGCGCTGGTCGGGCTGCTGCTGCCGGGTACGGTGATGATGGCATCATTCGGCGCGCTGATCGGCAGCGGGCAGATTGGCCTTTATCCCGCGTGGGCGGTGGGGACCATCGGCTGTTTGCTGGGGGACGGGATCTCTTATCTGATCGGCTGGCAGTTCAAGGGGCCGTTACACCGCTGGTCGTTTATCCAAAAACACCACAAGCTGATGGATAAAACCGAGCATGCGCTGCACCAGCACAGCATGTTTACCATCATCGTTGGCCGCTTTGTTGGCCCAACGCGGCCGCTGATCCCGCTGGTGGCGGGGATGCTGGAGCTGCCGGTAAGCAAGTTTATTCCGCCTAATATCATTGGCTGTATTCTGTGGCCACCGCTCTACCTGCTGCCCGGCATCCTTGCCGGGGTGGCAATCGACGTGCCGAAAGATGCCAGCAGCGGCATGTTTAAATGGCTGTTGTTGGCGGTGGCGCTGCTGGTGTGGCTGGGCTGCTGGCTGGGCTGGCGCTGGCTGCGTGCCGGTAAGCAGAATGACTGGGCGACGCCTTACCTGCCTGCATCGCGGCTTCGCTGGCTGGCGCCGCTGATGCTGCTGCTGGCCGTGGCAAGTTTTACCGCCATCCAGTTCCATCCAATGATGCCGGTATTTCGTCACCTGTTATGGCAAGTGTTCTTTTAA
- the polB gene encoding DNA polymerase II: MNDARAGFLLTRHWRDTPAGSEVVLWLATDSGPQQVVLPPQESVAFIPAVQQEAASRLLAGDRHWRFAALELKDFHQRPVVGLYCKQHRQLQQLEKRLRVNGITLYEADVRPPDRFLMERFITAAVWFSGQPAGDRLVNARLKPHPDYRPPLQWVSLDIETTRHGELYCIGLEGCGQRDVYMLGPENGDASQLDFHLEYVASRPQLLEKLNAWFARHDPDVLIGWNVVQFDLRVLQKHADRYGIPLMLGRGDNARLEWREHGFKPGVFFAQASGRLIIDGIEALKSAFWHFDSFSLEAVSRQLLGEGKAINNPWQRMEEIDQRFAEDKPALAHYNLKDCELVTRIFQHTELMPFLLERAAVNGLAVDRHGGSVAAFSHLYLPRMHRAGFVAPNLGDVAPQASPGGYVMDSRPGLYDSVLVLDYKSLYPSIIRSFLIDPVGLVEGMAHPQEADSVSGYLDARFSRTTHCLPGIVSHIWLGREAAKKQGNKPLSQALKIIMNAFYGVLGTSACRFFDPRLASSITLRGHDIMLQTRELIEAEGYDVIYGDTDSTFVWLKSAHDEAAAEHIGQRLVAKVNQWWQQHLQSEYGLQSALELEYETHFSRFLMPTIRGAEQGSKKRYAGLTGSGDAQRMVFKGLETVRTDWTPLAQKFQQALYLKIFTGQPYQDYIRETVRQLLNGELDEQLVYRKRLRRPLDDYQRNVPPHVRAARIADEQNQKLGRPLQYQNGGKIRYVIATSGPEPLEARITPLDYDHYLTRQLQPVADGILPFMQDDFATLVTGQLGLF; encoded by the coding sequence GTGAACGACGCACGTGCAGGATTCTTGTTAACCCGCCACTGGCGGGATACCCCGGCCGGAAGTGAAGTGGTGCTGTGGCTGGCCACCGACAGCGGCCCGCAGCAGGTGGTACTGCCGCCACAGGAATCCGTGGCGTTTATCCCGGCCGTTCAGCAGGAGGCGGCCAGCAGGCTGCTGGCGGGGGATCGCCACTGGCGCTTTGCCGCACTGGAGCTAAAAGACTTTCATCAGCGCCCGGTGGTTGGCCTGTACTGTAAACAGCATCGCCAGTTACAGCAGCTGGAAAAACGGCTGCGCGTAAACGGCATCACGCTGTATGAAGCCGACGTGCGCCCGCCGGATCGTTTCCTGATGGAGCGCTTTATCACCGCCGCGGTGTGGTTTAGCGGCCAACCCGCCGGGGATCGTCTGGTGAATGCCCGGCTAAAACCGCATCCTGACTATCGCCCGCCGCTGCAATGGGTGTCGCTGGATATTGAAACCACCCGCCACGGTGAGCTGTACTGCATCGGCCTTGAGGGCTGCGGCCAGCGAGACGTCTATATGCTCGGGCCGGAAAATGGCGATGCCAGCCAGCTCGACTTTCACCTTGAGTATGTCGCCAGCCGTCCGCAACTGCTGGAAAAGCTCAATGCGTGGTTTGCCCGACATGATCCCGACGTGCTGATTGGCTGGAACGTAGTGCAGTTTGATCTGCGCGTATTGCAAAAACATGCCGACCGCTACGGCATCCCGCTTATGTTGGGGCGCGGCGACAACGCCAGGCTGGAATGGCGCGAGCACGGCTTTAAGCCCGGCGTGTTCTTCGCCCAGGCCAGCGGTCGCCTGATCATCGACGGCATTGAGGCGCTCAAATCCGCCTTCTGGCATTTTGACTCGTTCAGTCTGGAAGCGGTATCGCGCCAGCTGCTGGGCGAAGGCAAGGCGATCAATAACCCCTGGCAGCGTATGGAGGAGATCGACCAGCGTTTTGCCGAAGATAAACCGGCGCTGGCTCACTACAACCTGAAAGACTGTGAGCTGGTCACGCGCATTTTCCAGCATACCGAACTGATGCCGTTCCTGCTGGAACGCGCCGCGGTCAACGGCCTGGCGGTCGATCGTCACGGCGGTTCGGTGGCGGCGTTTAGTCATCTCTATTTACCGCGTATGCACCGCGCCGGGTTTGTCGCACCCAATCTCGGCGATGTCGCGCCTCAGGCCAGCCCCGGCGGCTACGTGATGGACTCACGCCCCGGCCTGTATGACTCGGTGCTGGTACTGGACTATAAAAGCCTGTACCCGTCAATTATCCGCAGCTTCCTGATCGATCCGGTCGGCCTGGTGGAGGGGATGGCGCACCCGCAAGAGGCAGATTCCGTCAGCGGCTACCTCGACGCTCGCTTCTCACGCACCACCCACTGCCTGCCCGGGATCGTCAGTCACATCTGGCTGGGCCGTGAAGCCGCCAAAAAACAGGGAAATAAACCGCTGTCACAGGCGCTGAAAATCATCATGAACGCCTTTTACGGCGTGCTGGGAACCAGCGCCTGCCGATTCTTCGACCCGCGCCTGGCTTCATCAATCACCCTGCGCGGCCACGACATCATGCTGCAAACGCGCGAACTGATTGAGGCCGAAGGCTACGACGTGATTTATGGCGATACCGATTCGACCTTTGTCTGGCTGAAGTCGGCACATGATGAAGCGGCGGCAGAACACATTGGCCAGCGGCTGGTGGCGAAGGTCAATCAGTGGTGGCAGCAGCATCTGCAAAGCGAATATGGCCTGCAGAGTGCGCTGGAGCTGGAGTACGAAACCCACTTCAGCCGCTTCCTGATGCCCACCATCCGCGGGGCCGAGCAGGGCAGCAAGAAACGCTATGCCGGGTTAACCGGCAGCGGCGACGCCCAGCGCATGGTGTTTAAAGGGCTGGAAACGGTGCGTACCGACTGGACGCCGCTGGCGCAAAAATTCCAGCAGGCGCTGTACCTGAAAATTTTCACCGGACAACCCTACCAGGATTACATCCGGGAAACCGTGCGTCAGCTGTTGAATGGCGAGCTGGATGAACAGCTGGTCTACCGCAAACGTCTGCGCCGGCCGCTGGACGACTATCAGCGCAATGTCCCACCGCATGTGCGCGCCGCGCGCATTGCCGATGAGCAGAATCAGAAGCTGGGCCGACCGCTGCAGTATCAGAACGGCGGCAAGATCCGTTATGTGATCGCCACCTCAGGCCCGGAACCGCTGGAGGCGCGTATCACCCCGCTGGACTACGATCATTATCTGACACGCCAGCTGCAGCCGGTGGCAGACGGGATCCTGCCTTTTATGCAGGATGATTTCGCTACCCTGGTCACCGGGCAGTTAGGGCTGTTTTGA